A single window of Fibrobacter sp. DNA harbors:
- a CDS encoding DUF2019 domain-containing protein: MKKKNSHENLILEYAYLSDLYGDAIETGNHKKANKAYDELMAVYQQIKAQGALTSDAFHELLSAPSMGTRLWAATHYLVISHEESKKVLTALGEVSNSLLAVSAKMTLDEWKKGNLIL; the protein is encoded by the coding sequence ATGAAGAAGAAAAACTCTCACGAAAACTTGATTTTAGAATATGCTTACCTTTCAGATTTGTATGGCGACGCAATAGAAACGGGCAACCATAAAAAGGCGAATAAAGCCTACGACGAATTGATGGCAGTTTATCAGCAAATCAAGGCTCAAGGTGCTTTGACCAGCGATGCTTTTCATGAATTACTTTCCGCTCCGTCTATGGGAACAAGGCTTTGGGCCGCAACGCATTATCTTGTAATTTCGCATGAGGAATCTAAAAAGGTTTTGACCGCCCTTGGCGAAGTTTCGAACAGTCTGCTGGCCGTATCTGCCAAAATGACACTTGACGAATGGAAAAAAGGAAATTTAATTTTGTAA
- a CDS encoding 4'-phosphopantetheinyl transferase superfamily protein yields the protein MDTLVYTADISALEDSAVFERLLGTVPAYRREKAMRFRFQSGRMQSLGVGLLLRLACRDFGIEGADENVVLGENGKPAFRDFPDVHFNLSHSKERVMCVVSPCEVGCDVERVKEGRSRLAERFFKESETRWIQSFPEGDAQDTAFCRLWTLKECYMKVTGRGMSLSPDKFTLAMAPEGISLDHEGPRPEYTFREVSHDGGYCAAFCLKGAPEGIRIVQREIDLASEPLFNEGIPNKEALR from the coding sequence ATGGATACGCTCGTCTACACGGCAGATATTTCGGCGCTGGAAGATTCCGCAGTTTTTGAACGGCTGCTCGGGACTGTTCCCGCTTATCGTCGGGAGAAGGCGATGCGTTTCAGGTTCCAGAGCGGGCGCATGCAGTCGCTTGGCGTGGGCCTCCTGCTGCGCCTTGCGTGTCGTGATTTTGGGATTGAGGGCGCCGACGAGAATGTGGTGCTGGGCGAAAACGGAAAGCCCGCGTTCCGCGATTTTCCGGATGTACATTTCAATCTCTCCCATTCGAAGGAGCGCGTGATGTGCGTGGTTTCGCCTTGCGAAGTGGGCTGCGACGTGGAACGCGTGAAGGAAGGACGCTCCCGGCTTGCGGAACGTTTTTTCAAGGAATCCGAAACCCGTTGGATACAATCCTTCCCGGAAGGCGATGCGCAAGATACCGCATTTTGCAGGCTCTGGACGTTGAAGGAATGTTATATGAAGGTCACGGGCCGCGGCATGTCGCTTTCCCCGGACAAGTTTACGCTGGCGATGGCTCCCGAAGGAATCTCGCTGGATCACGAAGGGCCAAGGCCGGAATATACCTTCCGCGAAGTCAGCCATGATGGCGGCTACTGCGCGGCTTTTTGCCTGAAGGGCGCGCCGGAAGGTATCCGCATAGTGCAGCGGGAAATCGATCTCGCGAGTGAACCGTTGTTTAACGAAGGAATTCCAAACAAAGAGGCTCTGCGATGA
- the tatA gene encoding twin-arginine translocase TatA/TatE family subunit encodes MSIGIPEIILIVVVVLLLFGAKRIPELARSLGRAQNEYKKAKDALKEEAEDLQKTVEKAAETEEK; translated from the coding sequence ATGTCTATTGGAATTCCCGAAATAATCCTCATCGTGGTGGTCGTCTTGCTCCTGTTCGGGGCTAAGCGAATTCCCGAATTGGCCCGTTCGCTTGGTCGTGCCCAGAACGAGTACAAGAAGGCGAAGGACGCGCTGAAGGAAGAAGCCGAAGATCTCCAGAAGACGGTCGAAAAAGCCGCCGAAACCGAAGAGAAGTAA
- a CDS encoding glycogen/starch/alpha-glucan phosphorylase yields MAKATKKAEEVEVLGTDAESFRKAFTDHIHHTLARNKMTVTDHEKFLAVAYAVRDRLVDRWIKTQNTYYDKDVKRVYYLSLEFLIGRTLGNSVLNLDVESAVTEALDEIGMTLEELREQEVDAGLGNGGLGRLAACFLDSMATLELPATGMGIRYEYGMFSQKIVNGEQEEQPDNWLRLPNPWEIARPANAIKVPFYGYVVSWMDDKGKLRNRWETKDYVLALPYDTPIPGYKNNTVNNLRLWSAKSTDDFGLSYFNNGDYIAAVQDMELSETISKVLYPNDSSMNGKELRLKQQYFLCSASLQDIIRRFKKLHNNDWKLFPEKVAIQLNDTHPAISIAEMMRILLDLEDMEWDDAWEIVTKTFAYTNHTLMPEALEKWPVSLFEKLLPRHLQIIYEINARFLRMVSMKWPGDNARLARMSLIEEGGCKMVRMAYLSIVGSFAVNGVAALHSDLLKTTLFKDFYELWPEKFNNKTNGVTPRRWVRKANPAMSELITSKIGDSWVKDLDDLRKLEKFAKDAAFQKEFMAVKKQNKERLAKYLKETQGVDLDTDMFFDVQVKRIHEYKRQLLNILHAIHLYIQLKDGKEIMPRTIMIGGKSAPGYWMAKQIIRLANAVAAIIDADPVCKGKLKMVFLENYRVSFAEKIIPAADLSEQISTAGTEASGTGNMKFALNGALTIGTLDGANVEMKEEVGDENIFIFGLTVEEVTDLLAKGYRPRDFYEKDDDLRRVIDLIGSGFFSPDRPDLFKHIAEKLLTHDPYMLCADFRSYVDMQAKVAKEYQNKKAWAEKAILNVARMGKFSSDRTIKQYAEEIWNAKPCSIKL; encoded by the coding sequence ATGGCAAAAGCAACCAAGAAAGCAGAAGAAGTCGAAGTGCTCGGCACCGACGCGGAATCGTTCCGCAAGGCATTCACCGACCACATCCACCACACGCTCGCCCGTAACAAGATGACCGTGACCGACCACGAGAAGTTCCTCGCCGTCGCTTACGCCGTCCGCGACCGCCTCGTCGACCGCTGGATCAAGACCCAGAACACCTACTACGACAAGGACGTCAAGCGCGTCTACTACCTCTCCCTCGAATTCCTTATCGGCCGTACGCTCGGCAACTCCGTGCTGAACCTCGACGTCGAAAGCGCCGTTACTGAAGCGCTCGACGAAATCGGCATGACGCTCGAAGAACTCCGCGAACAGGAAGTCGACGCCGGTCTCGGCAACGGTGGTCTCGGCCGCCTCGCCGCCTGCTTCTTGGACTCCATGGCAACACTCGAACTCCCGGCCACCGGTATGGGTATCCGCTACGAATACGGCATGTTCAGCCAGAAGATCGTGAACGGCGAACAGGAAGAACAGCCGGACAACTGGCTGCGCCTCCCGAACCCCTGGGAAATCGCCCGTCCGGCGAACGCCATCAAGGTCCCGTTCTACGGCTACGTGGTGAGCTGGATGGACGACAAGGGCAAGCTCCGCAACCGCTGGGAAACGAAGGACTACGTTCTCGCCCTCCCGTACGACACTCCGATTCCGGGTTACAAGAACAACACCGTGAACAACCTGCGCCTCTGGAGCGCGAAGTCCACCGACGACTTCGGCCTCAGCTACTTCAACAACGGCGACTACATCGCCGCCGTGCAGGACATGGAACTCTCCGAGACCATCTCCAAGGTGCTGTACCCGAACGACTCCTCCATGAATGGTAAGGAACTGCGCCTCAAGCAGCAGTACTTCCTCTGCTCCGCTTCTCTGCAGGATATCATCCGCCGCTTCAAGAAGCTGCACAACAACGACTGGAAGCTCTTCCCCGAGAAGGTCGCCATCCAGCTGAACGATACGCACCCGGCAATCTCCATCGCCGAAATGATGCGCATCCTCCTCGACCTCGAGGACATGGAATGGGACGACGCCTGGGAAATCGTGACCAAGACGTTCGCCTACACGAACCACACCTTGATGCCTGAAGCCCTCGAAAAGTGGCCCGTCAGCCTGTTCGAAAAGCTCCTGCCGCGTCACCTCCAGATCATTTACGAAATCAACGCTCGCTTCCTGCGCATGGTCAGCATGAAGTGGCCCGGCGACAACGCCCGTCTCGCCCGCATGAGCCTCATCGAGGAAGGCGGCTGCAAGATGGTCCGCATGGCCTACCTCTCCATCGTGGGTTCGTTCGCCGTGAACGGCGTGGCCGCGCTCCACTCCGACCTCCTGAAGACCACCCTCTTCAAGGACTTCTACGAACTGTGGCCCGAAAAGTTCAACAACAAGACGAACGGCGTGACACCGCGTCGCTGGGTCCGCAAGGCCAACCCCGCCATGTCCGAACTCATCACCAGCAAGATTGGTGACAGCTGGGTCAAGGACCTCGACGACCTGAGAAAGCTCGAAAAGTTCGCGAAGGACGCTGCATTCCAGAAGGAATTCATGGCCGTCAAGAAGCAGAACAAGGAACGCCTCGCCAAGTACCTCAAGGAAACGCAGGGCGTGGACCTCGACACCGACATGTTCTTCGACGTGCAGGTGAAGCGCATCCACGAATACAAGCGCCAGCTTTTGAACATCCTCCACGCCATCCACCTGTACATCCAGCTGAAGGACGGCAAGGAAATCATGCCGCGCACCATCATGATCGGCGGTAAGTCCGCTCCGGGTTACTGGATGGCCAAGCAGATTATCCGCCTTGCGAACGCCGTGGCCGCCATCATCGACGCCGACCCGGTTTGCAAGGGCAAGCTCAAGATGGTGTTCCTCGAGAACTACCGCGTGTCCTTCGCCGAGAAGATCATCCCGGCCGCAGACCTCTCCGAACAGATTTCTACCGCGGGCACCGAAGCCTCGGGTACCGGCAACATGAAGTTCGCCCTCAACGGCGCGCTCACCATCGGTACGCTTGACGGCGCCAACGTGGAAATGAAGGAAGAAGTCGGCGACGAGAACATCTTTATCTTCGGTCTCACCGTCGAAGAAGTCACGGACCTGCTCGCCAAGGGCTACCGTCCGCGCGACTTCTACGAAAAGGACGACGACCTGCGCCGCGTAATTGACCTCATCGGTTCCGGCTTCTTCAGCCCGGACCGTCCGGACCTCTTCAAGCACATCGCCGAGAAGCTCCTCACCCACGACCCGTACATGCTCTGCGCGGACTTCCGCAGCTACGTGGACATGCAGGCCAAAGTGGCGAAGGAATACCAGAACAAGAAGGCATGGGCCGAGAAGGCGATCCTCAACGTCGCTCGCATGGGCAAGTTCAGTTCCGACCGTACCATCAAGCAGTACGCCGAAGAAATCTGGAACGCCAAGCCGTGCAGCATCAAGCTGTAA
- the ybaK gene encoding Cys-tRNA(Pro) deacylase, whose product MDIKKTNAARILDRQKISYELIPYKVDEADLGAQHVADSLGEDINQVFKTILVHGDKIGYLVCVVPGNLEVDLKGAAKVSGNKKIDTVPLKDLTPLTGYIRGGCSPLGLKKNFPIFIHETAMQFPYIYVSAGERGLQLKVAPADLVKATRATVGVIARVPPEAPED is encoded by the coding sequence ATGGATATCAAGAAGACAAATGCAGCGCGTATTCTGGACCGCCAGAAAATCAGTTATGAACTTATCCCCTACAAAGTCGATGAAGCCGACCTGGGCGCACAGCACGTAGCCGACAGCCTCGGCGAAGACATCAACCAGGTTTTCAAGACTATCCTCGTTCACGGCGACAAGATCGGTTATTTGGTTTGCGTCGTTCCCGGGAACCTCGAAGTGGATTTGAAGGGTGCTGCGAAAGTGAGCGGCAACAAGAAAATCGATACCGTCCCGCTCAAGGACCTGACTCCCCTCACCGGCTACATCCGCGGTGGCTGCAGCCCGCTCGGCCTCAAGAAGAACTTCCCGATTTTTATTCACGAGACCGCGATGCAGTTCCCGTACATCTACGTGAGCGCTGGTGAACGCGGCCTGCAATTGAAGGTTGCACCCGCCGACCTCGTAAAGGCGACACGCGCGACCGTGGGCGTTATCGCAAGAGTCCCGCCCGAAGCCCCCGAAGACTAA
- the tatC gene encoding twin-arginine translocase subunit TatC, with product MSPENGQESTLVSHLEALRHALIRSFVALGIGIVPLFLLSPYILDWFCEQIAVQAGLTLHYFSPMEVFLLQVKIAALLDCVLFSPYIAWNIWQFVLPALYDNERKFIRSIAALTSLLFIAGVAFCLVVCFPLVVKFGMSFANGMLEPVFGISNLVSLAIWLSLAFGCMFQFPLVTYALIRAGIVSYGTVCDKRPYVVVAILLVAALLTPPDIVSQILLGAPTYLLFEAGLLAARRYK from the coding sequence ATGTCGCCAGAAAACGGACAGGAGTCTACGCTGGTGTCGCACCTCGAAGCTCTGCGACATGCTCTCATACGTTCGTTTGTCGCTCTGGGAATCGGCATCGTCCCGCTGTTCCTGCTTTCGCCCTATATACTGGACTGGTTCTGCGAGCAGATCGCGGTGCAGGCGGGCCTGACCCTCCATTATTTTTCCCCGATGGAAGTCTTTTTGCTGCAAGTGAAGATTGCGGCTCTTTTGGATTGCGTGTTGTTTTCGCCTTATATCGCATGGAATATCTGGCAGTTCGTGCTGCCCGCGCTCTACGATAATGAAAGAAAGTTCATCCGTTCGATTGCGGCCCTGACCAGTTTATTGTTTATCGCGGGTGTGGCGTTCTGCCTGGTTGTCTGCTTCCCGCTGGTCGTCAAGTTCGGCATGAGTTTTGCGAACGGCATGCTGGAACCCGTCTTCGGGATTTCGAACCTGGTGTCGCTCGCCATCTGGCTTTCTTTGGCGTTCGGTTGCATGTTCCAGTTCCCGCTGGTGACATACGCGCTTATACGTGCGGGCATCGTGAGCTACGGAACGGTCTGCGACAAGCGCCCCTACGTGGTGGTCGCAATTTTGCTGGTAGCGGCACTCCTTACGCCGCCCGATATCGTGAGCCAGATATTGCTTGGCGCCCCGACGTACCTGCTGTTCGAGGCGGGGCTGTTGGCGGCTAGGCGCTACAAGTAA
- a CDS encoding Gfo/Idh/MocA family oxidoreductase, whose product MKRYKAILVGNGVMGGRHRARFEACGVEFVAVLDKECSDRSVLAASIAGKEFDFAVVTTPAVTHYGYAKFFLEQKIPVLVEKPLAITGEEAQELVDISLRNDTLLFVAQSECFNPLFLNFRKHFLLELNSLYVINSCDSELMRGNSPELSAKNVPAVRLEFRREHRYCPRCRDVDVSLDLLVHDLGLFFTLFRYEDVEVSSSIPAESCDRAGLCLKVVRGQYRGVTADFYVNRDSDVDVRTISVSYGRQGGSPESSYTVSLAHYLENGEIAHIPDSLENEHRFFLKLLDGACGDWGKRLAQTAADCVKMAASR is encoded by the coding sequence ATGAAGCGTTACAAGGCGATTCTCGTCGGTAACGGAGTTATGGGCGGGCGGCACCGTGCGCGCTTCGAGGCGTGCGGAGTGGAATTCGTCGCCGTGCTGGACAAGGAATGTTCCGACAGGTCCGTGCTGGCCGCCTCCATCGCGGGCAAGGAATTCGATTTTGCGGTCGTGACGACTCCGGCGGTTACGCATTACGGGTACGCGAAGTTTTTCCTGGAACAGAAAATCCCCGTGCTGGTCGAAAAGCCGCTCGCGATTACTGGCGAAGAAGCCCAGGAACTCGTAGACATCTCGCTTCGGAATGATACACTCCTTTTCGTGGCGCAGTCGGAATGCTTCAATCCGCTGTTCCTGAATTTTCGCAAGCACTTCTTGCTGGAATTGAATAGTTTGTATGTAATAAACAGCTGTGACTCCGAATTGATGCGCGGCAACTCTCCCGAGCTGTCCGCAAAAAACGTGCCCGCCGTCCGTCTTGAATTTCGGCGCGAGCACAGGTATTGCCCGCGTTGCCGCGACGTGGATGTTTCTCTCGATTTGCTGGTGCACGATTTGGGACTGTTCTTTACGCTCTTCCGGTACGAAGATGTCGAAGTCTCGTCGAGTATCCCTGCCGAGTCCTGCGATAGGGCGGGCCTCTGCCTGAAAGTCGTGCGAGGGCAGTACCGGGGCGTGACCGCGGACTTTTATGTGAACCGCGATAGCGACGTGGACGTGCGCACGATTTCTGTCAGTTATGGCCGGCAGGGCGGCTCGCCCGAATCCAGCTATACCGTGAGCCTGGCGCATTATCTTGAAAACGGGGAAATCGCGCATATTCCCGATTCGCTCGAAAACGAACATCGGTTCTTCTTGAAGCTTTTGGACGGGGCGTGCGGTGACTGGGGGAAGCGACTGGCGCAGACTGCGGCAGACTGCGTAAAAATGGCTGCCAGTCGATAA
- a CDS encoding pitrilysin family protein, with the protein MSFLPKFFEKRIAVAAAVLSFCAFSHAEVKLDVHKEVLPNGLTVLLHPNKQAPTVSCRLFYVTGSVHEVPGKSGLAHILEHELFKGTNKVGVTDSVADAAFMVREDSLQALIRPAKLAGDSATVKKLTAEHDSLLNEQRKLFVKDELWGAYQSVGGTGLNAFTTDLMTAYIVTLPKDKIELFMWLESDRMQNAVLREFYSERDVVREERRMRYDDKPTGRFFETLNSLIYEAFPYRVPTIGWPSDIMNLTREMADEHYRKYYKPRNAILVLAGDLDTTSTMEMVKKYFGKIPAGEAFPPLTIRDPEQVGEKRFKQVRADAPNLYVLVFKTPEVGDSSLYALDIAEGVLNGRSGRLYKRLVEQEKLAVSVSAGNSPNKYVSEFSVRVSMRLDADADNVEKIVWEELEKLKNEPVSEHDFQKVKNHAYAGLVRSFTDMENVATMLAWYEMFGDYHIFLRWADMLDKVTADDVQKVAKQTFVREKSVSGLLLKSDKQTSAKK; encoded by the coding sequence ATGAGTTTTTTACCGAAATTTTTTGAAAAGCGTATCGCGGTTGCCGCCGCGGTGCTTTCTTTTTGTGCGTTTTCCCATGCCGAAGTGAAACTGGATGTCCACAAGGAAGTCCTGCCGAACGGGCTTACCGTTTTGCTGCACCCGAACAAGCAGGCTCCCACGGTGAGCTGCCGCCTGTTTTACGTGACGGGTTCCGTGCACGAGGTCCCGGGCAAGTCTGGTCTGGCGCATATTCTGGAACATGAACTTTTCAAGGGCACCAACAAGGTGGGCGTTACCGACAGTGTCGCCGACGCCGCGTTCATGGTGCGCGAAGACAGCCTTCAGGCGCTTATCCGCCCGGCGAAACTCGCTGGCGATTCTGCGACCGTGAAAAAGCTGACCGCCGAACACGATTCCCTTTTGAACGAACAGCGCAAGCTCTTCGTGAAAGATGAACTCTGGGGCGCATACCAGTCCGTTGGCGGTACTGGCCTCAACGCGTTCACGACCGACTTGATGACGGCCTACATCGTGACGCTCCCGAAAGACAAGATTGAACTCTTTATGTGGCTCGAATCCGACCGCATGCAGAATGCGGTGTTGCGCGAGTTCTATTCCGAGCGCGACGTGGTGCGCGAAGAACGCCGCATGCGTTACGACGACAAGCCCACGGGCCGCTTCTTCGAGACGCTCAACTCCCTCATCTACGAGGCGTTCCCGTACCGCGTGCCGACTATCGGATGGCCTTCCGACATCATGAACTTGACCCGCGAGATGGCCGACGAGCATTACCGCAAGTACTACAAGCCCCGCAACGCCATCCTCGTGCTGGCGGGCGACCTGGATACAACTTCCACGATGGAGATGGTGAAGAAGTATTTCGGAAAAATTCCGGCGGGGGAGGCATTCCCCCCGCTTACAATCCGCGACCCGGAACAGGTAGGGGAAAAGCGCTTCAAGCAAGTACGCGCAGATGCCCCGAACTTGTACGTGTTGGTGTTCAAGACGCCCGAGGTGGGCGATTCCTCGCTGTATGCGCTTGACATTGCCGAAGGTGTACTGAACGGGCGTTCGGGCAGGCTCTACAAGCGCCTGGTGGAACAGGAAAAGCTTGCCGTGAGCGTGAGTGCGGGCAACAGCCCCAACAAGTATGTCTCGGAATTCTCGGTGCGCGTGAGCATGAGGCTCGATGCCGACGCCGATAATGTCGAAAAGATTGTCTGGGAAGAACTCGAGAAACTCAAGAACGAACCCGTGAGCGAACACGATTTCCAGAAGGTGAAGAACCACGCCTATGCGGGCTTGGTGCGCAGCTTTACCGATATGGAAAACGTCGCGACGATGCTTGCCTGGTACGAAATGTTCGGCGACTACCACATATTCCTGAGGTGGGCCGACATGCTCGACAAGGTGACGGCGGACGACGTGCAGAAAGTCGCCAAGCAAACGTTTGTGCGTGAAAAGAGCGTGTCGGGATTGCTGTTGAAGAGCGACAAGCAGACCTCTGCGAAAAAGTGA
- a CDS encoding glycoside hydrolase family 16 protein gives MRHKTVLKSAFLKTAATAFAIAGMLVACSDDTPSAPDTQPESSSTIEPTSSELASSSSSVTLGISSSIAAPVESSSSGEIEVPSSSAEMTSSSSETGNHGSSAEMTSSSSSAAITSSSESPYLWNDEFDTIDTAKWTFEIGTGASGWGNNEKQYYTGRSENAYVQDGILHIRANKESYEGSGYTSARMITKGKFTFTYGTVEARIALPVGKGIWPAFWMLGENIDRVSWPACGEIDIIEAVNSENIVYGTNHWSYNGDHAQYGNNTGDYYGTSKKLDITEFHTYKFTWDKELITMYVDDFKYHEISIKDNAGGTDAFHKPFFFILNVAVGGNWPKFDIDDSQFPNEMLVDYIRVSR, from the coding sequence ATGCGCCACAAGACAGTCCTAAAGTCTGCTTTTCTCAAGACTGCGGCAACCGCATTCGCCATCGCGGGAATGCTTGTGGCATGTTCCGACGACACCCCCAGCGCTCCGGATACACAACCGGAATCTTCTTCCACCATCGAACCTACAAGTTCTGAACTGGCAAGTTCTTCATCCAGCGTCACGTTGGGCATTTCCTCTTCCATTGCCGCGCCCGTAGAATCTTCTTCGAGCGGCGAAATCGAGGTTCCCAGCTCCTCGGCCGAGATGACTTCATCAAGCAGCGAAACCGGCAATCACGGCTCTTCGGCCGAGATGACATCGTCGAGTAGTTCCGCGGCCATCACATCTTCCAGCGAATCGCCCTACCTGTGGAACGACGAGTTCGATACCATCGACACCGCGAAGTGGACGTTCGAAATCGGTACGGGCGCAAGCGGCTGGGGCAACAACGAGAAGCAGTACTACACGGGCCGCAGCGAAAACGCCTACGTGCAAGACGGCATCCTCCACATCCGCGCGAACAAGGAAAGCTACGAAGGCTCCGGATACACTTCGGCCCGCATGATCACCAAGGGCAAATTCACTTTCACCTACGGCACGGTCGAAGCCCGTATCGCACTCCCCGTGGGCAAGGGAATCTGGCCCGCGTTCTGGATGCTCGGCGAAAACATCGATCGAGTCTCGTGGCCCGCCTGCGGCGAAATCGACATCATCGAGGCCGTGAACAGCGAAAACATCGTCTACGGAACAAACCACTGGTCTTATAACGGAGACCACGCCCAGTACGGCAACAACACCGGCGATTATTACGGCACCAGCAAAAAGCTGGACATCACGGAGTTCCATACGTACAAATTCACTTGGGACAAGGAACTCATCACGATGTACGTGGACGATTTCAAGTACCACGAAATTTCCATAAAAGACAATGCCGGCGGAACGGACGCCTTCCACAAGCCGTTCTTCTTTATCCTCAATGTCGCCGTAGGCGGAAACTGGCCCAAATTCGATATAGACGATTCCCAGTTCCCGAACGAAATGCTCGTCGACTATATCCGAGTTTCCCGGTAA